A stretch of the Archangium violaceum genome encodes the following:
- a CDS encoding site-specific recombinase — protein MFTHPVRSTRSEPGTHHVPTLEQLLARYPSTPETEERLRELHALVTSAPPRAPLAERMDWLEELVRWLRAPGATPSRRGRLAPVESTGSARLRLLAEVLGETPAWCEALRTVVASVLAETSALGLLAEPGLSAGRGLLGEALARLGRRMVPPAPDERALAPLVWRLFPGEEGRAWLDELSVEPVAALCAELGASTFAPLRAAVEDAVSVLALRATNLGLASDVLARLPPMPLEQTAFIRLPRACEALRDAVREGADRLGVERQREACAETLAGCRAAAQVVLNHLRAHAVDTDLVYRLELLGHTLDRLEALLWLLAPERAGATPGAATRLLSTLVRAYEEERSLAGLLRGSVRCISRRIFEHTGEVGRHYITTSEDEYHRLVSAAAGGGLLTAGTAALKLAITFAALPLFFEGLAAATNYALSFTLIQLLGFTLATKQPSMTGAALAASLDVKARDKEMSGLVERLACITRSQLASVFGNLGAVVATVSLVGLGIQVFQGRHLLEQREAEYVVRSLHPFKSGTLFFAALTGVLLWCSSIFGGWLENWVHYQRLPEALARHRGLIGLLGETRAGWLGEALARNACGLGANVSLGLLLGMTPAVGRFFGLPLDVRHVTLSAGTLAFAGTALGPEQLMEPDFLWAVMGLVLVGVINLLVSFSLGLSAAVRARGLAPVGFLSVVLVVFAGGLRTLSGFILPPRPLLPAQRPSSPQGVRSAARACAPLRGGHEHG, from the coding sequence ATGTTCACCCATCCCGTTCGCTCGACGCGCTCCGAACCCGGCACCCACCACGTCCCCACGCTGGAACAACTGCTGGCCCGCTACCCGAGCACACCCGAGACGGAGGAGCGCCTGCGCGAGCTGCATGCGCTGGTGACCTCGGCCCCGCCCCGAGCACCACTCGCCGAGCGCATGGACTGGCTGGAGGAACTGGTCCGCTGGCTCCGAGCACCGGGGGCCACGCCGTCGCGGCGCGGGCGGTTGGCGCCGGTGGAGTCCACGGGCTCGGCGCGCCTGCGGCTGCTGGCGGAGGTGCTCGGAGAGACCCCCGCGTGGTGCGAGGCCCTGCGGACCGTCGTCGCGTCGGTGCTCGCCGAGACCTCCGCGCTGGGATTGCTCGCCGAGCCGGGCCTGTCGGCCGGACGAGGCCTGCTGGGAGAGGCCCTGGCACGGCTGGGCCGCCGGATGGTGCCGCCCGCCCCCGACGAGCGGGCGCTGGCACCGCTGGTGTGGCGCCTGTTTCCAGGAGAGGAGGGACGGGCCTGGCTGGACGAGCTGTCGGTGGAGCCCGTGGCCGCCCTCTGTGCCGAGCTGGGGGCGTCGACCTTCGCCCCGTTGAGGGCGGCGGTGGAGGACGCGGTGTCGGTGCTCGCCTTGCGCGCGACCAACCTCGGACTGGCGAGCGACGTGCTGGCGCGGCTGCCTCCGATGCCCCTCGAGCAGACCGCCTTCATCCGCCTGCCTCGGGCATGCGAGGCGCTGCGGGACGCGGTGCGTGAGGGCGCCGATCGCCTCGGGGTGGAGCGGCAACGTGAGGCCTGCGCCGAGACCCTCGCGGGGTGCCGTGCCGCCGCGCAGGTGGTGCTGAACCACCTGCGTGCGCACGCGGTGGACACCGATCTCGTCTACCGGCTCGAGCTGCTCGGCCACACGTTGGATCGATTGGAGGCACTGCTGTGGCTGCTCGCCCCGGAGCGCGCGGGAGCCACGCCGGGTGCCGCCACCCGTCTGCTCTCCACCCTGGTCCGGGCGTACGAGGAGGAGCGGAGCCTGGCCGGGCTGCTGCGAGGCAGCGTGCGCTGCATCTCGCGGCGCATCTTCGAGCACACCGGTGAGGTGGGCCGCCACTACATCACCACCAGCGAGGACGAGTACCACCGGCTGGTGAGCGCGGCGGCGGGAGGAGGGCTGCTCACGGCGGGAACCGCGGCGCTCAAGCTGGCCATCACCTTCGCCGCGCTGCCGCTCTTCTTCGAGGGGCTGGCGGCGGCCACCAACTACGCGCTCAGCTTCACGCTCATCCAGTTGCTCGGCTTCACGCTGGCCACCAAGCAGCCCTCCATGACGGGCGCGGCCCTGGCGGCGTCGCTGGACGTGAAGGCCCGGGACAAGGAGATGAGTGGACTGGTGGAGCGGCTGGCCTGCATCACCCGCTCCCAGCTGGCCTCGGTCTTCGGCAACCTGGGCGCGGTGGTGGCCACGGTCTCGCTGGTGGGGCTCGGCATCCAGGTGTTCCAGGGGCGGCACCTGCTGGAGCAACGCGAGGCGGAGTACGTGGTGCGCTCGCTGCACCCCTTCAAGAGTGGGACGCTCTTCTTCGCCGCCCTGACGGGAGTGCTGCTGTGGTGCTCGAGCATCTTCGGGGGCTGGCTGGAGAACTGGGTGCACTACCAGCGCCTGCCGGAGGCACTCGCGCGCCACCGGGGCCTCATCGGCCTGCTGGGCGAGACGCGGGCAGGCTGGCTGGGTGAAGCGCTCGCGCGCAACGCGTGTGGCCTGGGAGCCAATGTCAGCCTGGGCCTGTTGCTGGGCATGACCCCCGCGGTGGGCCGCTTCTTCGGCCTGCCGCTGGACGTGCGGCACGTCACCCTGAGCGCCGGCACGCTCGCCTTCGCGGGCACGGCGCTGGGGCCCGAGCAGCTGATGGAGCCGGACTTCCTCTGGGCGGTGATGGGGCTCGTCCTGGTGGGAGTCATCAACCTGCTGGTGAGCTTCTCGTTGGGGCTCTCCGCGGCGGTGCGAGCGCGAGGCCTGGCGCCGGTGGGCTTCCTGAGCGTGGTCCTCGTGGTCTTCGCCGGAGGCCTCCGCACCCTGTCCGGGTTCATCCTCCCGCCCCGCCCGCTGCTGCCAGCTCAACGCCCGAGCTCGCCCCAGGGCGTCCGCTCGGCGGCACGTGCGTGCGCCCCCTTGCGTGGGGGACACGAGCACGGGTGA